CTCATTTAGAGGAAGATCCTGCAGAGAACAATCGTAAGAATGGCAAAGGCCGCAAACAGGTAAAGACTTCGATTGGTACTGTAGACATCAACCCACCGCGTGATCGCAATGGCAGCTTCGAGCCGGAGCTGATTCCCAAAAGACATAAGACGTTAGGAGTAGATCTGGACCGCCAGATTATAGCCTTATATGCTCGTGGAGCAAGCTATAGTGATATTCGGGACCATCTGATGGATATGTATGGCCTGGAAGCCTCCACAGCAACCATCAGCCGTGTTACTGATAAAATTCTTCCCCTGATCCAGGAGTGGCGCAGTCGTCCATTGGAGCGGGTCTATCCGTTTGTATGGCTGGATGCCATTCATTACAAGGTTCGTCATGAAGGTCGTGTGGTAAGTCGTGCTGTCTATTGCATTATCGGCCTCACTCAGGAAGGGTACAAGGAACTGCTGGGTATGTACATCGGAGAAAATGAAGGTGCAAAATTCTGGCTGCAGGTACTTACTGATCTGCAAAACCGAGGTCTGGAAGATATTTTCATTGCCTGTATTGATAACCTGACTGGCTTTGCCGATGCTATCGAGAGTGTGTTTCCGAAAACAGAAGTCCAGTTATGTATTGTGCACCAGGTCCGCAATTCTCAAAAATATCTCTCTTACAAAGACCTCAAGCCTTTTATGAAAGACTTGCAAAACGTCTACAAAGCAACTACCATAGAACTGGCGGAACGCAGCCTTGATCAGCTGGAATCCAACTGGGGAGAGCGTTATCCGAAGGTTATCGAATCCTGGAGAAAGAACTGGCCCAGACTGAGCAACTACTTCCAGTATAACAAAGATGTTCGAAGGATCATGTACACCACTAACATCATTGAAGGCTTCCATCGTCAACTAAGAGCTGTCACCAAATCAAAAGGCGCCTTCCAATCGGAAGACGCCCTAATGAAGCTTTTATTCCTGGTGCAGGAAAATATATGTGCCAGGTGGAATAAGCCTGTCCACAACTGGAACCAGACATTGGCTCAATTATCCATTATCTTTAGTGATAGATTAAAACTCAATCTTTAAAAAGTGACACACTTAATGTAACACTACCGTTTTACCGCTGGAAACCGATTTTCTTAAGACAATGGTTAGTTCTTATTGAAGTAGCTGATTTTTTCAGCAATAGTTTTATTTTATTTTGATAACAACTTTACCTTTTGCACGCCCTGTTTCCACATACCCCATAGCTTCATTGGTTTGCTCAAATGGAAATACCTTGTCAATAACTGGTTTTATGATACCTGCATCAATAAGTGAAGTAATTTGGCCTAATTGAGTTCCTTCTGCCCTCATGAAAAGGAATGAATAGCTTACATTGAGTCGCTTTGCTTTTTTTCTCACTCCGGCGCTTAGAAGGCGCACTATTAATTTCATGAACCAGGGCGCTTTGATTTCTTCTGCAAAACTGGGATCAGGCGGACCAGAGATAGAAATAAGTTTTCCCCCAGGTTTTAATATTCGCAAAGATTTTTC
This portion of the Pseudobacter ginsenosidimutans genome encodes:
- a CDS encoding IS256 family transposase, whose product is MEKKNFDFESFKKQATSRLKNGESLLGKDGVLTPLLKEFLEGALDGELEAHLEEDPAENNRKNGKGRKQVKTSIGTVDINPPRDRNGSFEPELIPKRHKTLGVDLDRQIIALYARGASYSDIRDHLMDMYGLEASTATISRVTDKILPLIQEWRSRPLERVYPFVWLDAIHYKVRHEGRVVSRAVYCIIGLTQEGYKELLGMYIGENEGAKFWLQVLTDLQNRGLEDIFIACIDNLTGFADAIESVFPKTEVQLCIVHQVRNSQKYLSYKDLKPFMKDLQNVYKATTIELAERSLDQLESNWGERYPKVIESWRKNWPRLSNYFQYNKDVRRIMYTTNIIEGFHRQLRAVTKSKGAFQSEDALMKLLFLVQENICARWNKPVHNWNQTLAQLSIIFSDRLKLNL